From Lytechinus variegatus isolate NC3 chromosome 16, Lvar_3.0, whole genome shotgun sequence, the proteins below share one genomic window:
- the LOC121429829 gene encoding lysosome-associated membrane glycoprotein 3-like isoform X1 — protein sequence MDRISISRAAGILVVALLCGTEVSLATGITNTDGPTTTPISTTTGPTSTPTPTTTGPTTTTKPTTTKPTTTAAATTVNSTTEPTIATTSNMTTAISNMTTTISNMTTALSNMTTIISNMTTTTSMTTPSGGTTSAPKAQWQVKDEDGKLCILMNFGGTIMVTRSYTVKIPPDAHVSGNCSSPSHSAFFLYFSEGSGLSIQYWRFGLTFVIRGSSFELQKVEASWSTISSALSSSSSGKFFDVPVGSYYNCTEFNVRLSLFQLNLTQPSFQPFVKKTKGGDNMGDAYQCRPPSADSADLALIIGIAVGVVVVIIAAIVVTVYLVKRGKSPSARGYSKEP from the exons ATGGATAGAATCTCCATTTCAAGAGCTGCAGGAATTCTTG TGGTCGCCTTGCTGTGCGGAACGGAAGTAAGCCTTGCAACTGGAATAACAAACACAGATGGACCAACTACAACCCCTATATCAACCACAACTGGGCCAACCTCAACCCCTACACCAACAACAACTGGCCCCACGACAACTACGAAACCTACAACTACTAAACCTACAACTACTGCAGCTGCAACCACAGTAAATTCAACAACTGAGCCTACAATCGCAACAACAAGCAACATGACAACTGCCATAAGCAACATGACAACAACCATAAGCAACATGACAACGGCCCTAAGCAACATGACAACAATCATAAGCAACATGACTACCACTACAAGCATGACTACGCCATCGG GTGGAACAACCTCGGCTCCAAAAGCTCAATGGCAGGTGAAGGATGAGGATGGCAAGCTGTGTATACTCATGAACTTCGGTGGGACAATAATG GTGACTCGAAGCTACACTGTGAAGATTCCACCAGATGCTCACGTATCAGGAAATTGCAGCTCACCTTCCCATTCAGCATTCTTTCTGTACTTTTCTGAAGGATCTGGGCTTTCTATACAATATTGGCGTTTTGGTCTGACCTTCGTCATAAGAGGGAGCTCTTTCGAGCTTCAAAAGGTGGAAGCCTCGTGGTCTACCATCTCCT CGGCACTGTCATCTTCTTCGTCGGGGAAATTTTTTGACGTGCCCGTCGGAAGCTATTACAACTGCACCGAGTTCAACGTCAGACTGTCATTATTCCAGCTCAACCTCACCCAGCCTTCGTTCCAACCGTTCGTCAAAAAGACCAAGGGAGGAGATAATATGGGAGATG CCTACCAATGTCGGCCTCCATCTGCAGACTCCGCGGATCTCGCCCTCATCATCGGGATCGCCGTCGGTGTCGTCGTGGTAATCATCGCAGCAATCGTGGTTACAGTCTACTTGGTGAAAAGAGGAAAGAGTCCATCTGCCAGAGGTTACAGTAAAGAGCCCTGa
- the LOC121430229 gene encoding spore coat protein SP70-like — MARINIVFVAALTCISEVCFASNNDTTTTTTGATTNGPKDTTTGTTTTIASTTTGATTITGSTTGTTGNISSTTPSVTSGGTTSAPGTRWRVKDKDGKLCMLMDFGGTITDVSRVYDFTTWV, encoded by the exons ATGGCGCGAATCAACATTGTTTTTG TGGCTGCACTGACGTGCATATCGGAAGTATGCTTCGCCAGCAACAACGATACCACTACAACGACCACCGGAGCTACAACTAATGGACCTAAAGATACCACCACAGGGACTACAACAACTATTGCATCCACAACTACAGGAGCCACAACAATTACCGGGTCTACAACAGGAACTACTGGTAACATATCAAGCACCACGCCATCAG TGACATCAGGAGGAACAACCTCGGCTCCAGGAACGAGATGGCGAGTGAAAGATAAGGATGGCAAGCTGTGTATGCTCATGGACTTTGGTGGGACAATAACAGACGTAAGTCGGGTATATGATTTTACCACATGGGTATAG
- the LOC121429829 gene encoding lysosome-associated membrane glycoprotein 3-like isoform X2 — MARINIVFVVALLCGTEVSLATGITNTDGPTTTPISTTTGPTSTPTPTTTGPTTTTKPTTTKPTTTAAATTVNSTTEPTIATTSNMTTAISNMTTTISNMTTALSNMTTIISNMTTTTSMTTPSGGTTSAPKAQWQVKDEDGKLCILMNFGGTIMVTRSYTVKIPPDAHVSGNCSSPSHSAFFLYFSEGSGLSIQYWRFGLTFVIRGSSFELQKVEASWSTISSALSSSSSGKFFDVPVGSYYNCTEFNVRLSLFQLNLTQPSFQPFVKKTKGGDNMGDAYQCRPPSADSADLALIIGIAVGVVVVIIAAIVVTVYLVKRGKSPSARGYSKEP, encoded by the exons ATGGCGCGAATCAACATTGTTTTTG TGGTCGCCTTGCTGTGCGGAACGGAAGTAAGCCTTGCAACTGGAATAACAAACACAGATGGACCAACTACAACCCCTATATCAACCACAACTGGGCCAACCTCAACCCCTACACCAACAACAACTGGCCCCACGACAACTACGAAACCTACAACTACTAAACCTACAACTACTGCAGCTGCAACCACAGTAAATTCAACAACTGAGCCTACAATCGCAACAACAAGCAACATGACAACTGCCATAAGCAACATGACAACAACCATAAGCAACATGACAACGGCCCTAAGCAACATGACAACAATCATAAGCAACATGACTACCACTACAAGCATGACTACGCCATCGG GTGGAACAACCTCGGCTCCAAAAGCTCAATGGCAGGTGAAGGATGAGGATGGCAAGCTGTGTATACTCATGAACTTCGGTGGGACAATAATG GTGACTCGAAGCTACACTGTGAAGATTCCACCAGATGCTCACGTATCAGGAAATTGCAGCTCACCTTCCCATTCAGCATTCTTTCTGTACTTTTCTGAAGGATCTGGGCTTTCTATACAATATTGGCGTTTTGGTCTGACCTTCGTCATAAGAGGGAGCTCTTTCGAGCTTCAAAAGGTGGAAGCCTCGTGGTCTACCATCTCCT CGGCACTGTCATCTTCTTCGTCGGGGAAATTTTTTGACGTGCCCGTCGGAAGCTATTACAACTGCACCGAGTTCAACGTCAGACTGTCATTATTCCAGCTCAACCTCACCCAGCCTTCGTTCCAACCGTTCGTCAAAAAGACCAAGGGAGGAGATAATATGGGAGATG CCTACCAATGTCGGCCTCCATCTGCAGACTCCGCGGATCTCGCCCTCATCATCGGGATCGCCGTCGGTGTCGTCGTGGTAATCATCGCAGCAATCGTGGTTACAGTCTACTTGGTGAAAAGAGGAAAGAGTCCATCTGCCAGAGGTTACAGTAAAGAGCCCTGa